A window of Mycolicibacterium madagascariense genomic DNA:
GCTGCCGAAAGCGGCGGGGTGCCAGGTCGTTGTTGCCGACGTACGGCGTCCCCACCGCGTGATAGGCGAGGATCCGGGATTGCGCGACGGGACGCGGGCGGGCGGCGACGGCCATGACGTTGCGCTCGCAGCACATGCGGGCCGCCGCGAGATGATGCCGCCGCACCCGTACCTTGCCGACGGCTCGCCTCAGGCCGCTCATGTCAGGGCCGCGGCCGGCAGGCTCGGGTCAGCACGTCGGCGACGTACTCCTGCTGGTGCGCGGTGATGTGCGGATACAGCGGGAGCGACAGAATGCGTTGGGCGGCAGCCTCCGTCGTCGGGAAGTCGCCGACACCGCGCCCGAGGTGTGCGTAGGCACCGGTCAGGTGCACCGGCGTCGGATAGTGGATGCCCGCGCCGATGCCCGCGGCGTTGAGTTCGGCGAGCACGCGATCCCGCTCGTCCACCTGGACGACGAAGAGGTGCCACACGTCGTCGTTCATCGGGTCCGAGACGGGAAGGCCCAGCCCCCCGACGTCGGCCAGCAGTTCGACGTAGCGGGCGGCGGCGTTGCGGCGCAGCCGGTTCCACTCGGTGAGCCGGCCGAGCTTGGCGTGCAGCACGACGGCCTGCACGGCGTCCAGGCGCGAATTGAAGCCGACCACGTCGTGGACGTACTTGCGGTCGCTGCCGTGCGCGGCGATGGTGCGGACGCGCGCGGCCACGTCGGCGTCGTTGGACAGGACCGCACCGGCGTCACCCGCCGCCCCGAGATTCTTGCCCGGATAGAAGCTGGTGCCCGCGGCGATGCCGAAACCGCCTGCGGGACGCCCGGATCGGCGTGCCCCCTGCGCCTGGGCGGCATCCTCGACGAGGACGACGCCGTACTCCTCGGAGAGCTTCGACAGCCGCTCCATCGGCGCGGTCTGCCCGAAGAGGTGCACGGGCACGATGGCCTTGGTGCGGGCGGTGATGGCCCGCTCGGCCTCGACCGGATCGATGAGAAGCTGACGGGCATCGACGTCGACGAGGACCGGAACCGCACCGATCCGACTCACCGCCTCGACGGTCGCGATGAACGTGTTGGCGGGCACGATGACTTCGTCGGCGACACCGACACCGGCGGCCCGCAGGGCCAACTCGAGCGCGTCGGTGCCGTTGGCGACGCCGACGACGTGCTCGACACCGATGTGTCGTGCGTAGGCGTCCTCGAACTCGGTGACCGCCGCGCCGCCGATGAACGCCGCACTGTCGAAGACGGCCTGCAGCCGCGGCCCGACCTCGTCGGCGATCTCGCGCTGCTGGGCGACGAGGTCCACCAGTGGCACTCTCATGCGCTCGTCACCACCGTATGGTGCTGAGCCGCAATGTCATTGGAGTACGGCATCGATCACCCGCTGCTGCTCGTCGTCGGTCATCTCGTGGTAGAGGGGCAGGATCAGCGTGTGATCGGACAGGTACTCCGTCACCGACAGCGAGGCACTGCCGCAGTCGCGGTGGGCGTAGGCCGGTTGGCGGTGGGCGGACATGATGCCGCGCCGCGCCGAGATGTCGGACGCCGCCAGCTTTTCCAGGAGCTGTTCGCGTCCGATGGGGAAGTCCGGTCCGATCTCGACCCAGAACGACTGGTAGTTCGTCTCGCCGTAGGGCGGGTCGGTGACGCAGCGCAGCCCGGGTACGCCGGCGAACCGGTCCTGGTAGACCCCGGCGAGCGCGCGTCGGCGGGCGATCACGTGCCCCAGTCGGTCCAGTTGAACGAGCCCGATGGCCGCCTGCAGGTCCGTCATCCGGTAGTTGTAGCCGACCTCGACGTACCCCTCGGCGACGGGCAGCGTGCTGCGATGACGTTCGGCGGCACCGACGTTCATGCCGTGCTCGCGGAGCCGCGTGGCCCGGTCCGCCCAGTCCGCACGCGCGGTGGTGAGCATGCCGCCCTCCCCCGTCGTCAGGATCTTGCGCGGGTGGAACGACCACGCCGCGACGTCGGCGCCGACCCCGACCGGCTGGTCGCGGTAGCGCGATCCGGCACCGCAGGCCGCATCCTCGATCACGGTGATCTCCCGGGGATCGCAGACCCCGCGGATGGCGGCGAGATCGACGGGGACACCGCCCTGGTCGACGGCGATGACCGCGCGCGTCGCCGGCGTCAGCGCCGTCGCGACCGACTCTGCGGTGACGTTGCCCGTGACGAGGTCGACGTCGGCGAACACCGGGCGCGCCCCGGTATAGACGACCGCGTTCGCGGTGGCGATGAAGGAGAACGACGGAACGACGACGTCGTCACCGGGGCCGATGCCGGCCAGGACGAGCGAGAGGTGCAGGGCCGTCGTGCAACTCGACAGGGCCACCGCCCGCTCGGTCGACATGGCTGCGGCGAAGGCGCGCTCGAACTCGGCCACCCGCGGGCCCTGGGCGATCCAGCCGGATTCGATCACGGCCGACACGGCCGCGACCTCTTCGGCGCCCAGCCACGGCTTCATGACGTTGACGCGGCTCATCGGGCCGGCGCGGTTCTGGCGGCGGCGATCTCGTCGCGCTGCGGTGCCCACCAGTCGACGAGCCGCCGCAGTCCGGTGTCGAGCGAGACGTCGGCGCTGAACCCGAGGTCGCGTCGCGCGGCCGACGTATCGGCCAGGCGGCGTTCGACTCCGTTGACCGCGCGCGGCGGGAGGTACTCGATCGGCAGATTCGAGTCCATCGCTTGCAGAAGCGCTTTCGCCAGATCGTTGAGGCTGGTCTCGACCTGGTTGGCGATGTTGTAGACGCCCTCGGTGACGTCGCTCTTGGCCGCGAGGAGGTTGGCCCGCGCGATGTCCTCGGTGTAGACGAAGTCCATCGTCTGGGTTCCGTCGCCGAAGATCAGCGGCGGCTTGCCGTCGGCGATGCGCTCCATCCAGCGCACCAGCACCTCGGTGTAGAGCCCGTGGACGTCCATCCGCGGCCCGTACACGTTGAAGTACCGCAGGGCGACGTAGTCCAGACCATTCATGGCGCGGAAGCTGCGCAGCATGCCCTCGTTGAAGCTCTTCGCGGCGCCGTAGAAGGTGTCGTTGTTGTGGTGGTGGTGGCGTTCGCCGGTGGGAAACTCCTCGGCCATGCCGTAGACCGATGCCGACGACGCGGCGACGACCTTGTCCACCCCGTGTCGGGCGGCCGCCTCCAGCACCGAGAACGTACCGTCGACGAGGACCTCGAGTGCGAGGCGCGGTTCCTCGGCGCACTGCGTGATGCGGATGGCGGCCTGGTGGAACACGATGTCGCAACCCTTCACGACGTCGTGCACGAGGCCGACGTCGCGCAGGTCGCCGACGATCAACTCCGTCCGCGGATCCTCGAGCGCAGCAGTCAGATTCGCGCGTCGGCCCCGGACCAGATTGTCGAGGATGCGTACCCGACCGACACCCTCGTCGAGCAGTTGGTCGACGATGGTCGAACCGATGGTGCCCGCTCCGCCGGTGACGAGGACGGACGCGCCGGCCAGATCGCTCACGACAGCACTCCGTTCAGCAGCAGGTCGGGTTCACCGGGGCGCACCGGCTGGCCGTGGGCGGCCAGGCTCTCCGAGATCGCCTCGAGTACCGAGAGCACCCGCAGTCCGGCGAGGCCGTCGGTGCGGGGTGGGCGTTGTTCCCTGATGGCCGAAGCGAACTCGGTCACCATGGACGACAGCGCCTCGGTCTCGGGCAGGGCGGGCACCGTGATGTCGCCCAGCCGATAGGACACCGCGGAGTCGCGGCGCTTGTTCACGTCTCCGACGTCGGCGCTCGCGGCCAGGTCGATCCCGCGGTCGTGGATCGCGACGCGCTGGTGCGGGTTGAGGTCGTCCCACACCAGGGTGCGGTGACTGCCGCCGATGACCATGCGCCGAATCTTGGTCGGCGACATCCAGTTGACGTTGACGTGCGCGACGCCCCGGTTGGCGAGCGGCATCGTCGCGTACCCGATGCACGCCTTGCCTGCGCCGAGCGGATCGGCGCCCGTGGCAGAGACGTGCTCGGGGACGAGGCCGCCGGGGAGGGCGTAGTCGAGGATCGCGAGGTCGTGCGGTGCGAGATCCCAGAACACGTCGACGTCGGGCTGGACGAGGCCGAGGTTGATCCGCGTCGAGTCGACGTAGAGGACGTGGCCGAGGATGCCCTTGGCCACGATGTCGTGGATGTATTCGACGGCCGGGGTGTAGCAGTAGGTGTGATCGACCATCAGCGTCAGGCCTGCCGCCGTCCCGGCCTCGATCATGACGGCCGCCTCCTCGGAGGTCGGGGCCAGTGGCTTCTCGACGACGACGTGTTTGCCCGCGTCGAAGGCGGCCAACGTGAGCGCGGCGTGACTCTGGGCCGGCGTCGCGATGGCCACCGCATCGATGTCGTCGCGAGCCAGCAACCGCTCGACGGACGTTTCGATCTCCACCGTCGAGCGGGGCCCGACGACTTCCCTGGCCCGGCGCTCGTCGCGGTCGCACACGGCCACCAGGTCCCAGTCCGGCGAGCTGCGGAAGTTGCGAACCAACTTCGGCCCCCAGTAGCCCACACCGATCACGGCAATGCGATATCGCTGCCTGATCATGGAAATCCCCCATTCGAACTACGATGGCGTCAATTTTCGCTAACTCTGCAACGTCGTGCACGGCAATACTAAGTCCATGAGACCCGTTCTGCCAATCCATACGGTGGTAACCTGCTCTCGACCTCGGTTAATTACAGCTAGAGCGGTGGTGAAGACATGGTTGGAGCAGCCAATAGCGAAGTCTTCGTGCACCCGCTCGGACTTTGCGAAAGCACGGACGTCGGTGCCGGAACGAGGGTTTGGGCATTCGCCCACGTCCTCGACGGCGCTTCCGTTGGCAATGACTGCAATATTTGCGATCACGCATACGTCGAGCAGGGGGTGACGGTCGGCGACCGCGTGACGATCAAGAACCGCGTCCTGCTCTTCGAAGGCGTCACCGTGCAGGACGACGTGTTCCTCGGCCCCGGTGTGATCTTCACCAACGACCTGCGGCCCCGCGCCTTCGTCAAGCGCGGCGGATCCGAGTTGAGTGCCACCCTGGTCGAGCGCGGCGCGACGCTGGGAGCGGGCGTCGTCGTCGTGTGCGGAATATCGATCGGCGCGTACGCCTTCGTGGGCGCCGGGACGGTCCTCACCCGCGACGTTCCCGCTCACGCCTTCGTCGTCGGCAATCCCGGTCGGCCCATCGGTTGGGCCTGCGAATGCGGCAGCCGCCTGCCGGCGGAGCTGGCGTGCCC
This region includes:
- a CDS encoding NAD-dependent epimerase/dehydratase family protein, translated to MSDLAGASVLVTGGAGTIGSTIVDQLLDEGVGRVRILDNLVRGRRANLTAALEDPRTELIVGDLRDVGLVHDVVKGCDIVFHQAAIRITQCAEEPRLALEVLVDGTFSVLEAAARHGVDKVVAASSASVYGMAEEFPTGERHHHHNNDTFYGAAKSFNEGMLRSFRAMNGLDYVALRYFNVYGPRMDVHGLYTEVLVRWMERIADGKPPLIFGDGTQTMDFVYTEDIARANLLAAKSDVTEGVYNIANQVETSLNDLAKALLQAMDSNLPIEYLPPRAVNGVERRLADTSAARRDLGFSADVSLDTGLRRLVDWWAPQRDEIAAARTAPAR
- a CDS encoding Gfo/Idh/MocA family protein; this encodes MIRQRYRIAVIGVGYWGPKLVRNFRSSPDWDLVAVCDRDERRAREVVGPRSTVEIETSVERLLARDDIDAVAIATPAQSHAALTLAAFDAGKHVVVEKPLAPTSEEAAVMIEAGTAAGLTLMVDHTYCYTPAVEYIHDIVAKGILGHVLYVDSTRINLGLVQPDVDVFWDLAPHDLAILDYALPGGLVPEHVSATGADPLGAGKACIGYATMPLANRGVAHVNVNWMSPTKIRRMVIGGSHRTLVWDDLNPHQRVAIHDRGIDLAASADVGDVNKRRDSAVSYRLGDITVPALPETEALSSMVTEFASAIREQRPPRTDGLAGLRVLSVLEAISESLAAHGQPVRPGEPDLLLNGVLS
- a CDS encoding acyltransferase — translated: MVGAANSEVFVHPLGLCESTDVGAGTRVWAFAHVLDGASVGNDCNICDHAYVEQGVTVGDRVTIKNRVLLFEGVTVQDDVFLGPGVIFTNDLRPRAFVKRGGSELSATLVERGATLGAGVVVVCGISIGAYAFVGAGTVLTRDVPAHAFVVGNPGRPIGWACECGSRLPAELACPCGRRYHLDGAELTRATEATA
- a CDS encoding DegT/DnrJ/EryC1/StrS family aminotransferase gives rise to the protein MSRVNVMKPWLGAEEVAAVSAVIESGWIAQGPRVAEFERAFAAAMSTERAVALSSCTTALHLSLVLAGIGPGDDVVVPSFSFIATANAVVYTGARPVFADVDLVTGNVTAESVATALTPATRAVIAVDQGGVPVDLAAIRGVCDPREITVIEDAACGAGSRYRDQPVGVGADVAAWSFHPRKILTTGEGGMLTTARADWADRATRLREHGMNVGAAERHRSTLPVAEGYVEVGYNYRMTDLQAAIGLVQLDRLGHVIARRRALAGVYQDRFAGVPGLRCVTDPPYGETNYQSFWVEIGPDFPIGREQLLEKLAASDISARRGIMSAHRQPAYAHRDCGSASLSVTEYLSDHTLILPLYHEMTDDEQQRVIDAVLQ
- a CDS encoding DegT/DnrJ/EryC1/StrS family aminotransferase, whose protein sequence is MRVPLVDLVAQQREIADEVGPRLQAVFDSAAFIGGAAVTEFEDAYARHIGVEHVVGVANGTDALELALRAAGVGVADEVIVPANTFIATVEAVSRIGAVPVLVDVDARQLLIDPVEAERAITARTKAIVPVHLFGQTAPMERLSKLSEEYGVVLVEDAAQAQGARRSGRPAGGFGIAAGTSFYPGKNLGAAGDAGAVLSNDADVAARVRTIAAHGSDRKYVHDVVGFNSRLDAVQAVVLHAKLGRLTEWNRLRRNAAARYVELLADVGGLGLPVSDPMNDDVWHLFVVQVDERDRVLAELNAAGIGAGIHYPTPVHLTGAYAHLGRGVGDFPTTEAAAQRILSLPLYPHITAHQQEYVADVLTRACRPRP